In Streptomyces nojiriensis, the sequence ACCGTCGAACGCCTGATCAACAAGCTGAAAGCCTGGCGAGGCATCGCGCCGCCATGATCTGGATCGACGACCTGGTGAAAACCGCCGGCCGATCACGACATCACACAGGCCCTAGTCTTCCGAGTCAGGAATTCTGTTCAGATATGTAGGCTTGGCCTGTGGCGCGTACTGGGCGGCCGAAGGCCGAGTTGATCCTGTCGGGTGAGGAACGGGCTGCGCTCGAGGGGTGGGTGCGGCGCCGTTCCACGCCGCAGGCGTGGGCCTTGCGCTGTCGGATCATCCTGGCCTGCGCGGAAGGTGCTTCCAACAAGGACGTTGCCGCCCGGCTCGACTCGACGCCGCATGCGGTGGGCCGCTGGCGGGCGCGTTTCGTCGAGCATCGGATCGCCGGCCTGGGAGACATGCCCCGCTCGGGCGGTCCCCGGACGGTGACCGACGAGCAGGTGGCCTCGCTGGTCACCAGGACGCTGGAGTCGGCTCCGAAGAACGCAACCCACTGGTCGACTCGCTCGATGGCGAAGGAAGTGGGTCTGTCGCAGTCGACCGTGTCACGGGTCTGGCGGGCGTTCGGCCTGCAGCCACATCGCTCGGAGACGTTCAAGCTGTCGACAGACCCGTACTTCGTCGACAAGGTTCACGACGTCGTCGGCCTCTATCTGGACCCGCCCGAGCGGGCCCTGGTCTTCTGTGTGGACGAGAAGTCGCAGATCCAGGCATTGGACCGCTCGCAGCCGGTGCTGCCGATGATGCCCGGAGTACCGCAACGCGTCACGCATGACTACGTCCGCGCCGGGACCACCACTCTGTTCGCCGCTCTCGAGGTGGCCACCGGCAAGGTCATCGGTTCCCTGCACCGCCGCCACCGGGCCGAGGAGTTCAGGAAGTTCCTCATCAAGCTCGACCGGGAAGTGCCGGACGGCCTCGACATCCACCTCGTGCTGGACAACTACGCCACCCACAAGACCCCGGCCATCAAGACCTGGCTGCTGGCCCACCCCCGGTTCCACCTGCACTTCACACCCACCGGATCGTCCTGGCTCAATCTTGTGGAGCGATGGTTCGCCGAGCTGACGAACAAGCAGATACGACGAGGCGTCCACAAGTCCGTCCAGGCTCTGGAGAAGGACATCCGGACATGGATCGCAGCCTGGAACACCGACCCCAGGCCCTACGTATGGACCAGGACCGCGGACGAGATCCTCGAACGCCTCGCCTCATATCTGAACAGAATTCCTGACTCAGAAGACTAGGGCGTGTCCGCAATGTCAGCCGGGGAGCCATAGTCGCAGGCAGGCGAGGGTGACCAGGGCTTTGTAGTGGCGGGCTCGTTTGTCGTAGCGGGTGGCGAGGGCCTTGTTCTGCTTGAGCCTGTTGAAGCAGCGTTCGACGACGTTGCGGCGCCGGTAGACCTCACGGTCGAGACGGCACAGGCTCTCTCCGCGTCGACGCCGTCCGCTGATCTGGTCGACGCGTTCGGGGATGGTGCAGGCGATGCCGCGTTTGCGCAGGTAGGAGCGGATCTTGCGGGATGAGTAGCCCTTGTCGCCGACCACCCGTTCCGGTCGGGTCCGGGGCCGGCCCGGCCCGCACCGCTTGATGCGGATGCGGGCCATGACCGGCTCGAACTGCGTGCAGTCGTTCACGTTCCCGCCGGTGAGCGTGAACGCGAGAGGGCGGCCCCGGCCGTCGCAGGCGAGGTGGATCTTGGTGCTCAGTCCGCCTCGGGACCGGCCGAGTGCCTCACCGGTCCAGGGCCCCCTTTTCGGGCTCCGGCAGCGTGCTGGTGGGCCCGCACGATCGTCGAGTCGACGCAGACAACCGACCAGTCGACTTCGCCGATCGCATCCGAGTGCTGCTGGACGTGGGCCAGGAGCCGGTCCCAGGTTCCGTCCGCCGACCAGCGGCGGAACCGTTCGTAGACCGTCTTCCACGGCCCATACCGTTCGGGCAGGTCCCGCCAGGCAGCACCCGTGGACAGCTTCCACAGGATGCCGTTGAGGACCTGCCGCCGGTCCCGCACCGGACGTCCCATCCGGGGCGGAGCCAGTAACGGTCCGATGATTTCCCAGGCCTGATCGGTCAGTTCATGACGTCGCACCACGAACGGAGTAACGACCGATCGACATTGCGGACACGGCCTAGGTGTATTGACCCGCAGCGTTGTTGACGCGGCTGATGGGTGGGTGTCCGTCCAGTGCGGTGTGGCAGCGGTGGTGGTTGTAGGTGTGGAGGAAGTCTGCCAGGGCCTGGGTCCGCTCGTCGTTTGAGGTGTAGGGCCGTAGGTAGGCCCATTCGTCGAGCAGGGTTCGGTTGAAGCGTTCGACCTTGCCGTTGGTCTGCGGCCGGTAGGGCCTGATCTTCTTGTGGGTGATGCCGGCCGTGGTCAGGGCCTGGGTGAACTGCTTCGACTTGTAGCAGGATCCGTTGTCGGTCAGCACGCGTTCGACGGTGATGCCGTGGGCGGCGAAGAACGCGTTCGCTCGGTGCCAGAAGGCGATCGCGGTGTGCTGGCGTTCGTCGGGCAGGACTTCGCTGTAGGCCAGGCGGGAGTGGTCGTCGACCGCGGAATGGATGAACGAGTAGCCGATCACCGGGTGGCAGCTCTTGCGCCGGCTGGTGGTGGCGAGTTTGTTGTCCATCGCGGTGCGGCGGTCCATGACCTTGTGGCCGCCGCCGTCGGGGATGTTGCCGAGCTTCTTGATGTCGACATGGACGAGCTCGCCGGGGCGGGCGCGTTCGTAACGGCGGATGGCCTGGCCGGTGGGCCGGTCCAGGAAGGCGAGGCGGTTCAGGCCGTGCCGGGCCAGGATCCGGTGGACGGTCGAGGCGGGCAGGCCCAGGACCGGTCCGATCCGTGCCGGGCCGAGCTTGCGGGTTCTGCGCAGGTCGCAGACCCGGGCCTCGATGCCGGCGGGCGTCCGGCGGGGTGTCGTCAGGGGGCGGCTGGAGCGGTCGTGGAGCCCTGCGTCGCCTTCCGTCCGCCAGCGGCGGACCCACTTGTGAGCGGTAGCCCGCGATATGCCCATCTCAGCCGCGACGTGCGCGACAGGGCGGCCCGAGCGGACACGTTCGACCAGCAGCCGCCTACCGAAGACGGTCAGCCGGGCATTACGGTGGGACACGAAGACCTCCGTCGTGGAATGGGTTCCTAGACAGCTCCCACCACACCGGAGGTCTTCGCCATGTTCAAGACCTGACCAGTGTCAACAACGCTCGTGATCAATACACCTAGGCCGTCTCTTTCGGATCTTGTCGGCCGAGCCCGCGGCGTCCGGTGCCGTGCATGGCAAGGCGGAGGAGCGCACCGTGTACTGGACGTACTCGGGTGCCCCGACAACGCGGCCACGTGCGGTGCCGGGCGTCGCGGGCCCGGCAAGATCCGAAAGAGACGCCCTAGGTCCAACCGCGTATGGCGGGGGCGGGGACGGGTTGCGAGACTG encodes:
- a CDS encoding IS630 family transposase, whose product is MARTGRPKAELILSGEERAALEGWVRRRSTPQAWALRCRIILACAEGASNKDVAARLDSTPHAVGRWRARFVEHRIAGLGDMPRSGGPRTVTDEQVASLVTRTLESAPKNATHWSTRSMAKEVGLSQSTVSRVWRAFGLQPHRSETFKLSTDPYFVDKVHDVVGLYLDPPERALVFCVDEKSQIQALDRSQPVLPMMPGVPQRVTHDYVRAGTTTLFAALEVATGKVIGSLHRRHRAEEFRKFLIKLDREVPDGLDIHLVLDNYATHKTPAIKTWLLAHPRFHLHFTPTGSSWLNLVERWFAELTNKQIRRGVHKSVQALEKDIRTWIAAWNTDPRPYVWTRTADEILERLASYLNRIPDSED
- a CDS encoding IS481 family transposase, translating into MSHRNARLTVFGRRLLVERVRSGRPVAHVAAEMGISRATAHKWVRRWRTEGDAGLHDRSSRPLTTPRRTPAGIEARVCDLRRTRKLGPARIGPVLGLPASTVHRILARHGLNRLAFLDRPTGQAIRRYERARPGELVHVDIKKLGNIPDGGGHKVMDRRTAMDNKLATTSRRKSCHPVIGYSFIHSAVDDHSRLAYSEVLPDERQHTAIAFWHRANAFFAAHGITVERVLTDNGSCYKSKQFTQALTTAGITHKKIRPYRPQTNGKVERFNRTLLDEWAYLRPYTSNDERTQALADFLHTYNHHRCHTALDGHPPISRVNNAAGQYT